A section of the Marinimicrobium koreense genome encodes:
- a CDS encoding adenylate/guanylate cyclase domain-containing protein, with translation MTAINRTLAIMFADVSGSSALYKRLGNLLAKRSVDGAIDIMTHVTESYQGHVVKTLGDEVMARFDTAQAACDAAVAMQREARHAGVALRIGIAFGPALLDDNDVFGEAVNDAAFVAKVARANQIVLTQTLVDELQGATREHCQEFDRVAVKGETRHSLIYRLQWETPTQSHSATTVMSIEEIAGKMSRYQLHLTLGSEELTIHPEQTPYIIGRDPIKAHLHVQSGLASRDHCHVIFRRGKFVLVDHSTNGTYVSGPDQPEMYLRREEFPLFGSGTISIGQPAERAGEWLIHYRL, from the coding sequence ATGACCGCCATCAATCGGACACTAGCCATCATGTTTGCCGACGTTTCGGGCAGTTCAGCCCTGTATAAGCGTCTTGGCAACCTGTTAGCGAAGCGCTCAGTGGACGGTGCCATCGACATCATGACTCACGTGACCGAGAGCTATCAGGGGCATGTGGTCAAAACCCTCGGGGACGAGGTGATGGCCCGCTTCGATACCGCCCAGGCCGCCTGCGACGCTGCTGTTGCCATGCAGCGGGAAGCCCGCCATGCCGGGGTGGCGCTACGTATCGGTATTGCCTTCGGCCCGGCCCTGCTGGATGACAATGATGTGTTTGGGGAGGCGGTCAACGACGCGGCTTTTGTCGCCAAGGTGGCCCGGGCCAACCAGATTGTGCTCACCCAGACACTGGTTGATGAGCTTCAGGGGGCCACCCGGGAACACTGCCAGGAGTTTGACCGCGTGGCGGTCAAGGGCGAAACCCGACACAGCCTGATTTACCGCCTGCAGTGGGAAACCCCGACCCAGAGCCACAGTGCCACCACGGTGATGTCGATCGAAGAGATCGCCGGAAAAATGAGCCGCTACCAGCTACACCTGACACTCGGCAGTGAAGAACTGACCATTCACCCCGAGCAGACGCCCTATATTATCGGCCGAGACCCCATAAAGGCTCACCTGCACGTTCAGTCCGGGCTGGCCTCGCGGGATCACTGCCATGTGATTTTCCGGCGCGGCAAGTTCGTGCTGGTGGATCACAGCACCAACGGCACCTACGTCTCGGGCCCGGATCAGCCGGAAATGTACCTGCGACGGGAAGAGTTTCCGTTGTTCGGTTCGGGCACCATCTCCATCGGACAACCGGCGGAGCGCGCCGGTGAATGGCTGATTCACTACCGACTGTAA
- a CDS encoding GDYXXLXY domain-containing protein: MRRGIALVTALAILVLVNFSIYEKEQHLAQGEIMYLELAPVDPRSLMQGDYMTLRFEIGNQIRDAVGSNGPADSEREEISEGYAVVRLDERGVAHFVRLAASNTALEDNQRALFFRHRNGRILFATNAFFFQEGQAERYEAARYGRFRVNEEGEPLLVGLHDEGLVRLDPVDG; this comes from the coding sequence ATGCGTAGGGGAATCGCACTGGTCACCGCCCTGGCCATATTGGTGCTCGTCAATTTTTCCATTTATGAGAAGGAGCAGCACCTGGCCCAAGGTGAAATCATGTATCTCGAGCTCGCCCCGGTGGACCCGCGCTCGCTGATGCAGGGGGATTACATGACGCTCCGTTTTGAAATCGGCAATCAGATCCGTGACGCCGTCGGCTCCAATGGCCCGGCAGACAGTGAGCGGGAGGAGATTTCCGAGGGTTATGCGGTGGTGCGTCTGGATGAACGGGGTGTGGCGCACTTTGTTCGGCTCGCCGCGTCGAACACAGCGCTTGAGGACAATCAGCGAGCCCTGTTCTTTCGGCACCGCAATGGGCGGATTCTGTTTGCCACCAATGCCTTCTTTTTTCAGGAGGGACAGGCCGAGCGTTATGAGGCTGCCCGGTATGGGCGGTTTCGAGTGAACGAGGAAGGCGAGCCGCTTTTGGTGGGGTTGCATGATGAGGGGTTGGTGAGGTTGGATCCGGTGGATGGGTAG
- a CDS encoding RDD family protein — MTDSQNTPRPAGLLRRFAAMVYDSLLLIAVGLAYGALVTLLNVLIQGAPTEREAIEWGYWRFPVFIGLIAVWVGFFYYFWGRSGQTLGMRAWRLKLTDAASGQLPAPRQRLIRGLLAPLSLFLAGLGYFWLWVDPRDHTLHGRLSGTRVWLMPKEPKA; from the coding sequence GTGACCGATTCCCAAAACACACCGCGCCCCGCCGGACTGCTTCGCCGTTTTGCCGCCATGGTGTATGACAGCCTGCTGTTGATTGCCGTGGGGCTGGCCTACGGTGCGCTGGTGACGCTGCTTAACGTACTGATTCAGGGCGCGCCGACCGAGCGCGAAGCCATTGAGTGGGGTTATTGGCGATTTCCCGTGTTCATCGGACTGATTGCGGTATGGGTGGGCTTTTTCTATTATTTCTGGGGCCGTTCAGGACAGACTCTGGGGATGCGGGCCTGGCGGTTGAAGCTGACCGACGCGGCTTCCGGCCAGTTGCCGGCGCCCCGGCAACGGCTGATACGAGGACTGCTAGCGCCTTTGTCGCTGTTTCTTGCGGGGCTGGGTTATTTCTGGTTGTGGGTCGATCCGAGAGACCACACCCTGCACGGGCGCCTTAGTGGTACTCGTGTTTGGTTGATGCCGAAGGAGCCCAAGGCGTAG
- a CDS encoding DUF2157 domain-containing protein, which produces MDTARRQLDHLIEQEELAPADYQRAATLLGLYPSLPRWQRFLDHLLLWLSALALGFALLFFIAYNWTELGHLGRFALVELALLIAVSAYFWKGGRGLVAKAALFAAALVVGGLLALFGQTYQTGADPWQLFFTWSLMILPWALIARLPALWVLVIGLWNLATMLYHGTFGSVWILTGDTSLAWALLVINSLSLSGWELAARRLTWLDTGWAQRLIAAGVGMAATILALIGSSDTLISAELLIYALVLAAIYGVYRHLKPDLFMLAGGCLSVIVVIDGLFIAHTDLQEDGVFFLLSAITIGSTTALVKWLIHLNRLMHHEPEH; this is translated from the coding sequence ATGGATACGGCGCGCCGACAATTGGATCATCTGATTGAGCAGGAGGAACTCGCTCCTGCTGATTACCAGCGTGCGGCCACGTTGCTCGGCCTCTATCCTTCCCTGCCCCGCTGGCAACGTTTCCTCGATCATCTTCTGCTCTGGCTCAGCGCTTTGGCGCTTGGCTTTGCGCTGCTGTTTTTTATTGCCTACAACTGGACCGAGCTGGGTCATCTGGGTCGGTTCGCGCTGGTTGAGCTGGCGCTGCTCATCGCCGTGAGCGCCTATTTCTGGAAAGGTGGACGAGGGCTGGTGGCGAAAGCGGCGCTGTTTGCCGCGGCACTGGTGGTGGGCGGTTTGCTGGCCCTGTTCGGTCAAACCTATCAGACCGGCGCGGACCCATGGCAGCTGTTTTTTACCTGGAGCCTGATGATTCTGCCCTGGGCGCTGATTGCCCGGTTGCCCGCGCTCTGGGTATTGGTGATCGGGCTTTGGAATCTGGCCACGATGCTCTATCACGGCACCTTCGGCTCGGTCTGGATTTTGACCGGGGACACCAGCCTGGCCTGGGCGCTGCTGGTGATCAACTCCCTGAGTTTGAGTGGGTGGGAGCTGGCGGCGCGCCGATTGACCTGGCTCGATACCGGATGGGCTCAGCGCCTGATTGCCGCCGGCGTCGGGATGGCGGCCACCATATTGGCGTTAATAGGCAGCTCGGACACCCTGATCAGTGCCGAGCTACTGATCTACGCGCTGGTGTTAGCGGCCATTTACGGCGTTTACCGGCACCTCAAACCTGACCTGTTTATGCTAGCCGGCGGCTGCCTCTCCGTGATTGTGGTCATCGACGGGTTGTTCATTGCGCACACCGACCTGCAGGAAGACGGTGTCTTCTTTCTGCTTAGCGCCATCACCATCGGCTCGACCACGGCCCTGGTGAAGTGGCTGATTCATCTGAACCGGCTTATGCACCATGAACCAGAACACTGA
- a CDS encoding DNA polymerase III subunit chi, which yields MNRIDFYILPSDAPEARWHFVGRLADKAARLGHRVLIAVDNAEQAQALDEHLWAQPEDSFLPHRRLGDTDAPAAAVEITDSEQCGDHRDVLINLRTAVPSHFEQFERLAEVVIQAPEVLKTTREHFSFYKSRGYPVRHQQL from the coding sequence ATGAACCGGATCGATTTCTACATTCTGCCGTCGGATGCGCCCGAGGCGCGGTGGCATTTTGTTGGTCGCCTGGCCGACAAGGCCGCGCGCCTCGGGCACCGGGTGTTGATTGCGGTCGACAACGCGGAACAGGCGCAAGCGCTGGACGAGCACCTGTGGGCGCAACCGGAGGACAGCTTTCTGCCCCATCGGCGCCTCGGGGATACCGACGCGCCAGCGGCGGCCGTGGAAATCACCGACTCCGAGCAATGCGGCGACCATCGCGATGTGTTGATCAACCTGCGTACCGCCGTGCCCTCCCACTTTGAACAGTTTGAACGACTGGCCGAAGTGGTGATTCAGGCGCCGGAGGTACTCAAAACCACCCGGGAGCACTTCAGTTTTTACAAGTCCCGGGGTTATCCTGTTCGCCACCAACAACTGTAA
- a CDS encoding leucyl aminopeptidase — MQTTAKVVNALTDRSDCLIVTAFENQQWSPAAEALEKQAGQLAALCKRDGFKGKEGETLLLPTPEGTTAKRVLVLGLGSAAPKAASFQRALGKAVEALKTTPAKSLTLCLNGVTVEDRDLRWTARQVTYTLGLSQYRFTRCKSQKGEASPFAPTKVTLGCAKKSQAAEINAGLSEGVALAKGTNFTRELGDLPGNICTPSYLATEARKLARNQKKLSVKVLDEKQMKELGMGSLLSVSAGSDEPAKLIVMEYKGAAKTEAPVALVGKGITFDTGGISLKPGAGMDEMKFDMCGAASVFGCMQTLIELQPKLNVVAVVAAAENMPSGGATKPGDIVTSMSGQTIEVLNTDAEGRLVLCDALTYVERFKPKAVVDIATLTGACVIALGNHATGLYSNRDELAEALLSAGETAGDRAWRLPLWDEYQKQLDSNFADMANIGGREAGSVTAACFLSRFTGKYAWAHLDIAGTAWRSGAAKGATGRPVPLLMHYLLSQAS, encoded by the coding sequence ATGCAAACCACGGCCAAAGTCGTCAACGCCCTTACCGACCGCAGTGACTGCCTGATTGTGACCGCTTTCGAAAATCAGCAGTGGTCTCCCGCCGCCGAGGCGCTGGAGAAGCAGGCCGGGCAGTTGGCCGCATTGTGCAAGCGCGACGGCTTCAAGGGCAAGGAGGGCGAAACGCTCCTGCTGCCCACACCGGAGGGAACGACGGCCAAACGCGTTCTGGTGCTCGGCCTGGGCAGTGCAGCCCCCAAGGCCGCCAGTTTCCAGCGCGCCCTGGGAAAAGCGGTGGAGGCACTGAAAACCACACCAGCAAAATCCCTGACCCTGTGCCTCAACGGCGTGACCGTCGAGGACCGGGATCTGCGCTGGACGGCCCGTCAGGTGACCTACACGCTGGGGCTGAGCCAGTACCGGTTTACCCGCTGTAAAAGCCAGAAAGGTGAGGCCTCGCCCTTCGCACCCACCAAAGTGACACTCGGCTGCGCCAAAAAATCCCAGGCGGCGGAAATCAATGCCGGCCTGAGCGAAGGCGTCGCCCTGGCCAAGGGCACCAACTTCACCCGCGAGCTGGGTGACCTGCCCGGTAACATCTGCACTCCCAGTTACCTCGCCACCGAGGCGCGCAAGCTGGCGCGCAACCAGAAAAAGCTGAGTGTGAAAGTGCTCGATGAAAAACAGATGAAAGAGCTGGGCATGGGCTCGCTCCTGTCCGTCTCCGCTGGCAGCGACGAACCGGCCAAGCTGATTGTCATGGAATACAAGGGCGCCGCCAAAACCGAAGCGCCGGTGGCGCTGGTGGGTAAAGGCATCACTTTCGATACCGGCGGTATCAGCCTGAAGCCCGGCGCCGGTATGGACGAGATGAAATTCGACATGTGTGGCGCGGCCAGCGTGTTCGGCTGCATGCAGACGCTGATCGAGCTACAACCCAAACTCAACGTGGTAGCGGTGGTGGCCGCCGCCGAAAATATGCCCAGCGGTGGCGCCACCAAGCCCGGGGATATTGTCACTTCCATGTCGGGCCAAACCATTGAAGTGCTGAACACCGACGCCGAAGGCCGTCTGGTGCTGTGCGACGCACTCACTTACGTGGAGCGCTTCAAGCCCAAAGCCGTGGTAGACATCGCCACGCTTACCGGCGCTTGTGTCATCGCGCTGGGCAACCACGCCACCGGCCTGTACAGCAACCGGGACGAACTGGCGGAGGCCCTGCTCTCGGCCGGTGAAACGGCTGGCGATCGCGCCTGGCGTTTGCCCCTGTGGGATGAGTACCAGAAGCAGTTGGACAGCAACTTTGCCGATATGGCCAATATCGGTGGCCGCGAGGCGGGCAGTGTCACCGCCGCCTGTTTTCTGTCCCGTTTCACCGGCAAGTATGCCTGGGCGCACCTGGACATCGCCGGTACCGCCTGGCGCTCCGGTGCAGCCAAAGGCGCGACCGGTCGCCCGGTACCGCTGTTGATGCACTACCTGCTCAGTCAGGCCTCATGA
- the lptF gene encoding LPS export ABC transporter permease LptF, whose product MIIFRYLNREILVTTLAVSSVLLLIFMSGRFVKYLADAAAGELAVDVLFSIMGYRLPGFLELIIPLGFFIAILLAYGRLYTDSEMVVLSACGISQAQLVVITLIPAVMLSVLVGFLSLWVSPTGARATETILAEQRTRSEFDTIQPGRFQALGDSNSMAYITEVSDDRTRLQTLFVAQGGREAGAERHSVLVADYAEQAMHPEYEQRYLYLHNGRRYEGQPGAADYEVTEFETFAQHMKPPNIEASMRGQSDTWSTAELIGAEDLERRTTLQWRLSLPVLVLVVALMAVPFSRTDPRRGRYAKMLPAIVLYMLYLGTLSGLRGALESGSFPLMPGFWLVHGVFLAIALLMLSWQNLKLGRQKRRSRRAAHA is encoded by the coding sequence GTGATTATTTTTCGCTATCTCAATCGTGAGATTCTGGTGACCACTCTGGCGGTCAGCAGCGTACTGCTGCTGATTTTCATGAGTGGCCGCTTTGTCAAATACCTGGCCGATGCGGCCGCCGGTGAGCTGGCGGTGGATGTGCTGTTCTCCATCATGGGTTACCGCCTGCCAGGCTTTCTCGAGCTGATCATTCCGCTGGGCTTTTTTATCGCCATCCTGCTGGCCTATGGTCGGCTCTATACCGACAGTGAGATGGTAGTACTGTCGGCCTGTGGTATCAGTCAGGCGCAGTTGGTTGTCATTACCCTGATACCCGCCGTCATGCTTTCTGTGCTGGTGGGTTTTCTCAGCCTCTGGGTCAGCCCAACTGGCGCCCGCGCCACCGAAACCATTCTGGCCGAGCAGCGAACCCGCAGCGAGTTCGACACCATCCAGCCCGGGCGCTTTCAGGCGCTGGGCGACTCCAACTCCATGGCCTACATTACCGAAGTCAGCGATGATCGCACCCGATTGCAGACGCTGTTTGTGGCTCAGGGCGGTCGGGAAGCAGGAGCTGAGCGCCATTCAGTTCTGGTGGCCGATTATGCAGAGCAGGCCATGCATCCGGAGTATGAGCAGCGTTACTTGTACTTGCATAACGGTCGCCGCTATGAAGGGCAGCCCGGTGCAGCGGACTACGAGGTGACCGAGTTCGAGACTTTCGCCCAGCACATGAAGCCACCGAACATCGAAGCGAGCATGCGCGGTCAATCCGACACCTGGAGCACGGCGGAGCTGATCGGGGCAGAGGATCTGGAGCGACGCACCACACTGCAGTGGCGGCTGTCACTGCCGGTGCTGGTATTGGTGGTGGCGCTGATGGCGGTGCCGTTCAGCCGCACCGATCCACGTCGCGGTCGCTACGCCAAAATGTTGCCAGCCATTGTGCTGTACATGTTGTACCTCGGGACGCTGAGCGGTTTGCGCGGCGCGTTGGAGTCCGGCAGCTTCCCCTTGATGCCCGGTTTCTGGCTGGTGCACGGGGTGTTTCTGGCCATTGCTCTACTGATGCTGAGCTGGCAGAACCTCAAGCTGGGGCGTCAGAAGCGGCGGTCAAGGAGGGCAGCGCATGCGTAA
- a CDS encoding CsgG/HfaB family protein codes for MLRRFITPLAAISLMAGCATQTPPMDDVESSLSPEEQRAAQQAAQEAEQQPETLALKRKIAVGRISNETNYGRSLLRSGAQDELGNKVTDMFLQSLANSNNYLIFERPDIELLSREAELSGQEVNITGVDTLVIGSLTQFGRATTGERGFLSSSKTQEATATVDLRLVDVTTGRVFASVTGSGSSSVEQARTMGFGSAAGYDGSLNDRAIAAAVISAVDKMTGMFLERAWTADVLAVENDLIYISGGASQGVQPGMVFDIETRGRQVRSQTTGGTITLPGEKVAQLEILDLFGDDPLDQGAYGQLISGSIEGHDIKALTVKETRE; via the coding sequence ATGTTGAGAAGGTTTATCACGCCACTGGCGGCCATCAGTCTGATGGCTGGCTGCGCCACCCAGACGCCCCCGATGGATGATGTGGAATCATCACTCTCCCCTGAAGAGCAGCGGGCTGCCCAGCAAGCGGCTCAGGAGGCGGAACAGCAGCCGGAAACACTGGCGCTCAAGCGCAAAATTGCCGTAGGGCGTATTTCCAATGAAACCAACTACGGCCGGAGTCTGCTGCGTTCTGGAGCCCAGGACGAGTTGGGAAACAAAGTCACGGACATGTTCCTGCAGTCGCTGGCCAACAGCAATAACTATCTGATATTCGAGCGGCCCGACATAGAGCTGCTGTCCCGCGAAGCGGAGCTCTCCGGGCAGGAAGTGAATATCACTGGTGTAGACACCCTGGTAATCGGCTCGCTGACCCAGTTTGGCCGTGCCACCACGGGCGAACGCGGTTTTCTGTCATCGTCCAAAACCCAGGAAGCCACCGCGACGGTGGATCTGCGCTTGGTGGATGTAACCACTGGCCGGGTATTTGCCTCAGTGACCGGTTCTGGCTCCTCTTCGGTCGAGCAGGCCAGGACTATGGGATTTGGCTCGGCCGCTGGTTACGACGGCAGTCTGAATGACCGTGCCATTGCCGCTGCGGTGATTTCGGCAGTCGATAAAATGACCGGAATGTTTCTGGAAAGAGCCTGGACCGCCGATGTCCTCGCGGTGGAAAACGATCTGATTTATATCAGCGGCGGCGCCAGCCAAGGTGTGCAACCGGGCATGGTGTTCGATATTGAAACCCGCGGCCGACAGGTTCGCTCCCAGACCACCGGCGGCACCATCACCCTGCCCGGGGAAAAGGTCGCGCAACTTGAAATTCTGGATCTGTTCGGCGACGACCCGCTGGATCAGGGTGCCTATGGGCAACTGATTTCAGGCTCCATCGAGGGGCACGATATTAAAGCGTTAACGGTAAAGGAGACCCGGGAATGA
- the lptG gene encoding LPS export ABC transporter permease LptG yields MRKISRYIARTVFAAIALVLLVVLSLDLIGGFIDEVADLRADYDVSEALIYIALTMPGRIYEYIPYASLIGCLAGLGLLASSSELVVMRAAGVSVVRITWLVLKPVFVFIAIGLVLGEYVTPYTDQVAESRRAVALGGQRALNTERGLWHREGNEFLYFNAVQPNGILHGITRYRFNDERQLEQASYAEQATFQQGYWQEEGVSVTHFEDEGTRVDAYALRRWKTDLTPEILNIIALPPEGLSIRNLVYYVDYLAEQKLENSEYRLAFWEKALQPLATISLVLVAISFIFGPLREVTMGQRIFTGVVFGIAFQLTQSLLGPSSLVFGFPPVLAVLIPIAACAAFGLFLLSRTR; encoded by the coding sequence ATGCGTAAAATCAGTCGCTACATCGCCCGGACCGTATTCGCAGCCATTGCCCTGGTGTTGCTGGTGGTCCTGTCACTGGACCTGATCGGTGGGTTTATCGACGAAGTGGCCGACCTGCGGGCGGACTATGATGTGTCCGAAGCGCTGATCTATATCGCGCTGACCATGCCCGGGCGCATCTATGAATACATTCCCTATGCCAGCCTGATCGGCTGTCTGGCCGGCCTTGGTCTGTTGGCAAGCTCCAGTGAGCTGGTGGTGATGCGGGCTGCCGGTGTGTCGGTGGTCCGGATTACCTGGCTGGTGCTCAAGCCGGTGTTTGTGTTTATCGCCATCGGGTTGGTGTTGGGTGAGTACGTCACGCCTTACACGGATCAGGTGGCGGAAAGCCGGCGCGCGGTCGCGTTGGGCGGGCAGCGGGCCCTGAATACCGAGCGCGGTCTCTGGCATCGTGAAGGCAACGAGTTTCTGTATTTCAACGCGGTACAACCGAATGGAATACTGCACGGTATCACCCGTTACCGGTTCAATGACGAGCGGCAACTCGAACAGGCCAGCTACGCCGAGCAGGCCACGTTTCAGCAGGGGTATTGGCAGGAAGAGGGCGTGTCGGTCACCCACTTTGAAGACGAGGGTACCCGGGTGGATGCCTACGCGCTGCGGCGCTGGAAGACGGACCTGACCCCGGAAATATTGAACATCATCGCTCTGCCTCCGGAAGGCCTCTCGATCCGCAATCTGGTTTATTACGTGGATTATCTGGCAGAGCAGAAACTTGAAAACAGCGAATACCGTCTGGCCTTCTGGGAAAAAGCCCTGCAACCGCTGGCGACCATCAGCCTGGTGTTGGTGGCGATTTCGTTCATCTTTGGTCCGCTGCGGGAAGTGACCATGGGTCAGCGTATTTTTACCGGGGTGGTATTCGGCATTGCCTTCCAATTGACCCAGAGCCTGCTCGGGCCTTCCAGCCTGGTGTTCGGCTTCCCGCCGGTGCTGGCGGTGTTGATTCCCATCGCCGCCTGCGCCGCCTTCGGCCTGTTCCTCCTAAGCCGCACCCGCTAA
- a CDS encoding DUF4401 domain-containing protein translates to MNQNTDAKRRLAEAGIDLQPGNDQGPVIPWYLLVLQGIGGWLAALFLLGFLGLGFIQALDKPIIALVLGLLLIGGAFGLLLHRQSVFLEQLVLASSLAGQLLVAYAIAYWLDDINALFWVGMLILHSALAVLMASQLHRIFSALFAGLSLFFLGVETGAVYGIPPVVLGITCVFWLNEFHYPQHRNALKSIAVGLTLGLLVMQYLIRFPELVEDSLAIAWFPHWLGEWLTGGALGYLAYRVIRMNPMALTGRALIISAVTLVLLCLASSYAFGLTQGAALIALGFAINHRIVMGLGVLSLLFSISTYYYRLDLTLLEKSFTLLILGLFFFAVRYGLNRWSASLSGDMTDA, encoded by the coding sequence ATGAACCAGAACACTGACGCAAAGCGCCGCCTCGCCGAAGCCGGTATCGACCTTCAACCGGGCAACGATCAAGGGCCGGTGATTCCCTGGTATCTGCTTGTTCTTCAGGGAATCGGTGGCTGGCTGGCCGCGCTGTTTCTTCTGGGTTTTCTCGGCCTGGGATTCATCCAGGCACTGGATAAGCCGATCATCGCCCTGGTGCTGGGTTTACTGCTGATCGGTGGCGCTTTTGGTTTATTGCTTCATCGGCAGAGTGTTTTTCTGGAGCAACTGGTATTGGCGTCCAGCCTCGCCGGTCAATTGCTGGTCGCCTATGCGATCGCTTACTGGCTTGATGACATCAACGCCCTGTTCTGGGTTGGCATGTTGATCCTGCATTCGGCCCTTGCCGTGCTGATGGCGAGTCAGTTGCACCGAATATTTTCTGCGTTGTTTGCGGGCTTATCCCTTTTTTTTCTCGGCGTGGAAACCGGAGCCGTGTACGGTATTCCGCCCGTCGTTTTGGGTATCACCTGTGTATTTTGGCTAAACGAATTTCACTACCCTCAGCACCGCAACGCCCTAAAAAGCATCGCCGTTGGACTGACGCTCGGGCTGCTGGTCATGCAGTACCTGATCCGTTTTCCCGAGCTGGTGGAAGACAGCCTCGCAATCGCCTGGTTTCCCCACTGGCTGGGCGAGTGGCTGACCGGCGGCGCGCTTGGCTATCTGGCCTACCGGGTGATCCGCATGAACCCAATGGCGCTGACTGGACGCGCATTGATTATCAGTGCGGTCACCTTGGTGCTTCTTTGTCTGGCCTCCTCTTATGCTTTCGGTCTGACGCAGGGCGCAGCACTGATTGCCCTGGGGTTCGCCATCAACCACCGGATCGTGATGGGGCTGGGCGTACTGTCTCTGCTGTTTTCCATTTCCACCTACTATTACCGTCTGGACCTGACCCTACTGGAAAAATCCTTCACTCTGCTGATTCTCGGACTGTTTTTTTTCGCTGTGCGCTATGGCCTGAATCGTTGGTCGGCCAGCCTCTCTGGAGACATGACCGATGCGTAG
- a CDS encoding DUF4810 domain-containing protein yields MNRKLLFAVGVLGLLSACVAPQTMYDWGQYEQTLFVHYHEPALKKEALADYIAFVEQGGRPDHPLAPGLYAEAGTFLLEEGDLSGAMRFYQMEYDAWPESRPMLGTLIENLEARIDE; encoded by the coding sequence ATGAATAGGAAATTACTTTTTGCAGTCGGCGTTCTGGGGCTGTTATCCGCTTGCGTCGCCCCCCAGACAATGTACGACTGGGGGCAATATGAGCAGACGCTGTTTGTGCATTACCACGAGCCGGCACTGAAAAAGGAAGCGCTGGCGGACTACATCGCCTTTGTCGAGCAGGGCGGGCGTCCGGATCACCCGCTGGCGCCAGGTCTGTACGCTGAAGCAGGCACATTTCTGTTGGAGGAGGGGGATCTCTCTGGTGCCATGCGGTTTTACCAAATGGAGTATGACGCCTGGCCCGAGAGCCGGCCTATGCTGGGCACACTGATCGAAAACCTGGAGGCGCGGATTGATGAATAA
- a CDS encoding DUF799 domain-containing protein, with amino-acid sequence MNKWIQAMAALMLLSVVGCATVERDENRLDDFHAAQPKSLLVVPVVNNSTDVQAPTSVLATLPFRLGEKGYYVYPVNTVKTLLEFEGYYEPAEVHAQPPEQLAELFKADAILYVTVHEWTSRYVLVSTTTEVDFEYRIVNADGAELWSARKVLQYSPQGNSSGNPLADLIASAVTAAIERAAPNYLPLTRQAHNEVFNGHYVGLPPGPYSPAYEEYYQQLNNPE; translated from the coding sequence ATGAATAAATGGATTCAGGCTATGGCCGCATTGATGCTGTTGTCCGTGGTCGGCTGCGCGACGGTCGAGCGCGACGAAAATCGACTGGATGACTTTCACGCCGCTCAACCCAAGTCGCTACTGGTCGTGCCGGTGGTCAATAACTCCACCGATGTGCAGGCGCCCACCTCGGTGCTGGCAACACTGCCATTCCGGCTGGGGGAGAAGGGCTATTATGTTTACCCGGTCAACACCGTCAAAACCCTGCTGGAGTTTGAAGGCTATTACGAGCCGGCTGAAGTGCACGCACAGCCGCCGGAGCAGTTGGCTGAGCTGTTCAAAGCCGATGCCATTCTCTATGTCACCGTTCACGAATGGACATCGCGGTATGTCCTGGTGTCCACCACCACCGAAGTGGATTTTGAATACCGCATCGTGAACGCCGACGGCGCCGAGCTCTGGTCAGCGCGCAAGGTACTCCAGTATTCACCCCAGGGAAACAGCAGCGGGAATCCTCTCGCGGACCTGATTGCCTCGGCGGTAACTGCAGCCATCGAACGTGCCGCCCCCAACTACCTTCCGCTCACCCGTCAGGCCCACAACGAAGTGTTTAACGGCCATTACGTGGGGCTTCCACCTGGCCCCTACAGCCCCGCTTACGAGGAATATTACCAGCAGCTCAACAACCCCGAGTAG